The following nucleotide sequence is from Mesorhizobium sp. J8.
TTGCCGACCGCCGCTTCGTCGGCACGGCACTGTCGGTGCAGCTCGGCGCCGGTTTCGCGCTGACGGTGTTCGCCATCTGGCTGACCCCACGCTTCGCCGACTTCATTGGCGGCTGGCGCTGGGCCTTCCTGCTCCTGGTTCCCGGACCACTTCTGGGAGTGGCCGCCATGCTATGGTTGCGAAACTTGCCGGAGAGCGTGAAAATGACTGGCGGTCTCCGCTAGGGAGGCGCTGCCGCTCATCTGAGTCGCGGCAAATGAATTGCGGCAGGACCGGATGGAACAAGCAACCAGAACGCGCGGACGTCCTCGTTACGATCAGGAAGATGCCGAGGCGGCCGAGGCCTTCCGCTCGATCGGCTCCAAGGTCCAGCTCAACCGCGACGAGGCGGCGCCGCTCTGGGTGCAGTTGCGCAACCAGGTCGAGGAAGCGATCAACACCGGCCTGCTGGCCGCCAATTCGCGCATTCCTTCGGAACAGGCGCTCTGCGATTTCTTTGGTGTGTCGCGTCCCGTCGTGCGCGCCGCGATCGGCTCGCTCTCCAACGAAGGCCGCATCATCAAGATGCCGCGCAAGGGCATGTTCGTCGCAGCACCCCGCGAGCATGTCGACTTCATGACCGCCAATCTCGGCGTGTTCGACGACCTGACCGCCAAGGGCCACAAGGTCTCGACCCGCACGCTGGAGATCTACCGCTGCCCCCCGAGCGAGAAAGAATCCAAAGTCTTCGGCATTCCCGCCAGTGGCAGCGTGGTCCGCATCAGCCGCGTCTACATGACCGATGGCGCGCCGATCACCATGACGCGCATCAGCTTGCCGGGACATCGGGTGCCGGGTCTGGAGAACATCCTGTCGGAAAACCAGTCGATCTTCGGCACCATCCGCGCCGTCTTCGGCCTGACGGTGAAGCGCGCCGACCGCTGGCTGCGAGCGGCCCTTCCCACCAAGGAAGAGGCCGATCAGATGGGCGTCGCCGCCAACACGCCGCTGATCGAGATCGAGTCGATCGCCTATGACGCCGACGGCGCCGCCCTCGAATATTACGAGGCCTTCTACAACTCCTCCGTCGCGCGCATCCACATGGCGGTCGAGCAGCCTTCGGCGACCGTGAACGGTGTCGACCGCACCTGAATTGGGCCTATCAAAAAAGATTCTGTTTTCTGGTTATAACCAGATTGACGGACCCGGGAAGCTTCTGTAACGTCCCTGTCATGGGGTCGGGAGGAGCCTGACCCCGGAGGCATTATCAGGACCGGTCGGCTTGCGGCGCTGCCTCGGCGGCGAGGGCGAAGTTTTGCCCGCGATCGAGCCTGTCCTGATGGAGGATGTGCATGGATTATCGGTCGCAATTCGACCTGACGGGCGAGGTCGCCGTCGTCACCGGCGGCGCCAGCGGGATCGGTCTCGAGGGCGCCAAGGCGCTGGGGACTTGCGGCGCGAGGGTCGTCCTGCTCGACATGAATGCGGAAGGACTGAAGGCTGCTGCGGATGAACTGCGGGCCGCTGGGGTCGCAAGCGTCGAGGGCCGCGTGCTTGACGTCACCGATCCGCAAGCCGTCGAGACGATGGCTGCTCAAGTCGCCGCGGACTTCGGCAAGGTCGATATCCTGGTCAACAGCGCCGGCATCGCGCGCCTCAACACCGCGTTGGATACGCCGGACGAGGAATGGCGCCTGGTGATGGATGTCAACGTCAATGGCGTCTACTGGGCTTCGCGCGCCTTCGGGCGTTCGATGGTCGCCCGCAAGAAAGGCTCGATCGTCAATCTGGGCTCGATGTCGGGTCTGATCATCAACCGCCCGCAGACGGCGCCGTCCTACATGGTAAGCAAGGGCGCCGTGCACATGATGACCAAGGCGCTCGCGGTCGAGTGGGCGAAATCCGGGGTGCGCGTCAACGCGCTGGCGCCGGGCTATGTCGGCACCGAGATGACGCTGAAGATGCGCGAGCGTCCCGAACTCTTCAACACCTGGATCGACATGACGCCGATGGGGCGCTTGGGCACGCCGCAGGAGATCGCCTCGGCGATCCTGTTCCTGGCGTCGCCAGCCTCGAGCTACGTCACCGGTGCCATCCTGTCGATCGATGGCGGCTACACGGCCTGGTAACGGGGCGGACAAGGATTGGAATATCGCATGACCCTTTCGGACCTCGAGGCGCGCCAGGCCATCATCGATGCCTGCATCGAGATGAACGCGCTGGGCATCAACCAGGGCACATCCGGCAACATCAGCCGGCGCCATGGCGAGGGCATGCTGATCTCGCCGACCAGCACGCCCTACGACACGCTGCAGCCGGAAGACATCGTATTCATGGGCTGGGATGGCGAGGTCGATGGACGCCTGCCGCCATCGAGCGAATGGCGTTTCCATCTCGATATCTTGAAGGCGCGGCCCGAGGTCAACGCCGTCGTCCACGCGCATCCGACCTACTGCACGACCATCGCCATCATGGGCCGGAAGATACCAGCGATCCACTACATGGTCGCGGTCGCCGGCGGCAGCGACATACGCTGCGCGCCCTACGCCACCTTCGGCACCGCGGAGCTTTCGGCGCATGCGGTGGAGGCGCTGCGCGACCGCAAGGCCTGCCTGCTTGCCCAGCACGGCATGATCGCCGTCGGATCGAGCCTTGCCCAGGCGATGTGGCTGGCCGTCGAGGTCGAGACGCTGGCGCGCCAGTATCACGGCGCCCTGCAGATCGGCGAGCCGCCGATCCTGTCCGACGAGGAGATCGAGAACGTCATCAAGCGCATGGCGAGCTACGGCCTGCGCGACAAGGACGCCGCCGCCTAAGCGGTGGACCATGGTTTCGCATATCCTCCGGGAAGGCCCGGAGCGATCAACAAGGGAGGAAATGAAAATGACCAGATCCATGAAAGGCCTCGTCAAGGCGCTCGCCCTGGGGTTGGCGGCGGCTTGCAGCCTTGCCGCCGTCGCCGGCGCGAACGCCGAGGAGCTTTCGCTGAAGGGCAAGCGCATCGGCGTCTCCGCTATCGGCACCGACCATTATTGGGACCTGATGGCGTTCAAAGGCATCCAGGACCGCGTCAAGGAGCTCGGCGGTGAAGTCATCGCGCTCGACGCCGGCCGCAAGGACCAGCAGCAGATCGCGCAGCTGCAGACGCTGATCGCGCAGAAGCCCGACGCCATCATCGAGCAGCTCGGCAACCTCGAGGTGCTGAACCCGTGGCTGCAGAAGATCCGCGACGCCGGCATCCCGCTGTTCACGGTCGATACCGCCACGCCGCATGCCATCAACAACACCACCTCCAACAACTACAATATCGGCGCCGAGATCGCCTTGCAGATGGTCGCCGACATGGGCGGCAAGGGCAATGTGCTGGTCTTCAACGGCTTCTACAGCGTGCCGGTCTGCAAGATCCGCTACGACCAGCTGAAATATGTGCTGACCTCGTTCCCGGATGTGAAGATCGTCGAGCCGGAATTGCGCGACGTCATCCCGAACACGGTGCAGAGCGCCTATTCCAACGTCACCGACATGCTGACCAAGTCGCCCGAGAAGGGCTCGATCGGCGCGGTCTGGGCCTGCTGGGACGTGCCGCAGATCGGCGCCACGCAGGCGGTCGAAGCCGCCGGCCGCAACGAGGTCAAGACCTACGGCATCGACGGCAGCCCCGAAGTCATCAAGATGGTGATGGATCCGAAGTCGTCGGCGGGCGCCGTTGCGGCGCAGCAGCCTTATGAGATCGGCAGGACCTCGGTCGACAACGCCGCCAAATATCTGGCCGGCCAGAAGGTGCCGCCGTTCACTTTCGTGCCTTCGGTGCTGATCAACAAGGAAAATGCCGCCGAAAAAGGAAAGCCGTTCCTCGACGCCGCCGAGAAGGCCGGCGTTAAATAGGACGGAACGAAACGACGGGCGGCCCGCCTATGCGGCTGCCCGTCACATCCAACCGGGATTGACGGCTATGCAGACAGCAAAGCATGACATTGCTGTATCGATGACGGGCATATCGAAACGGTTCGGTCCGGTGCGCGCGCTGGAAAACGCGAACCTCGAGATCGTGCGCGGCTCGATCCTCGGCCTTGTCGGCCAGAACGGCGCCGGCAAGTCGACCATCATCAAGGTGCTGGCCGGCATCATCAAGCCTGACAGCGGCTCGATCGTCATCAATGGCGAAACCGTCAGCGCGCTGACGCCGGCTTCGGTCGAAAAGCTCGGCGTGCACTTCATCCACCAGGACCGGTTGCTGGTGCCGACCGCGACCGTCGGCGAAGCCGTGTTCCTCGGCCACGAAATCGGCCTCGGCCCGTTCGTCAGCCGCCGCGCCATGGAGCGCCGCGCGGCCGATTTGCTGAAGCGGTTCTTCGGCATGGAACTGCCGGCGGGAACGCTTGTGAAAGACCTGACCACGGCGCAGCAGAAGGTCGTCCAGATCACCCGGGCTCTGGCGCAAAAGGCGTCGGTGCTGGTGCTTGACGAACCGACAGCGGCGCTCGTCAAACGCGAGGTCGACAGCCTGTTCGGGGTGCTGCGCCGGCTGCGCGACGACGGCATCGCGGTGGTCTTCATCTCCCACTACATGCAGGAGATCGAGAAGCTCTGCGACCGCGTCACCGTCATGCGCAACGGCACCGATGTCGGCACGGTCGATCCGCGCCAGACGCCGATCGACGAGATCATTGCGATGATGATCGCCCGCGATGTCGGCGAGATGTTTCCGAAGCGCTCGGTCGAGCTTGGCGCGCCGGTGCTGGAGGTTTCCAATCTGCGGCTTGGCGGCAGCTTCGAGAATATCGGCTTCAACGTCCGCGCTGGCGAGATCGTCGGCCTCACCGGCCTGCTTGGCTCCGGCGCCAAGGAAATCGTGCAATGCCTGTTCGGCCTCAAGACCGCCGATGGCGGCCAGGTCAAGGTCGAGGGCAGGGAGCTGTCGCTGTCGACGCCGGTCAAGGCGGTGCGCGACGGCATCGCCATGCTGCCGGAAGACCGCCGCGCCCATGGTGTCGCGCTTGGTCTTTCGGTGCGCGAGAACATTTCGCTCGCCAGCCTGCGCCGCTATTCCAAGAACGGGTTGGTCAGCCGCGGCAGCGAGAATCAGGCAGTGGACGGTCTGATCAAGGAACTGTCGATCAAGACGCCGCATCGCGACGCGCTGGTGCGCGAGCTTTCCGGCGGTAATCAGCAGAAGGTGGCGATCGCCAAATGGCTGAGCTGCCAGTCGCGCGTCTATGTGCTGGACGAGCCGACGGTCGCCGTCGATGTTGGCGCCAAGGTAGAGATCTACAATCTGTTGAACCGGCTGGCGGCCGAGGGCGCTGCGATCCTGCTTCTGTCCTCCGACCTGCTCGAGCTGATCGGCGTCTGCGACCGCGTGCTTGTCGTCTATCGCGGCAGGCTTGCCGGCAGCTTCTCCGGTCCCGCGATGAACAGCGACGCGCTGCTGGCGGCTTCGTCCGGCGCGCGCTCGAACACCGATGGAGTGGCCGCATGAGCGCGAGCGTTCTCCACACCGAAGTCGGCGTCTCCGACGAAAAGCAAGCAGCCGCCAAGAGCGCCGGCCGCCGCTTTGGCGCGCTCGTCGTGCGGCTTGGCGCGATCGCCGCCTTCGCCGCGATCATGGCTTATTTCGTGATCTTCGCACCGGGCTTCACCTCAACCTTCAACCTGATCAACGTCGTCGAGCAGTCGGCGATCCTGGGCGTGCTCGCCTATGGCATGACGGCCGTCATCATCGGCGGCGGCTCCGATGTCACCGAAGGCGGCATCGACCTTTCGATCGCCGCCAATATGGGGTTGTGCGCGGCGGTCTATGCCACGCTTCTGTCGATGGGCTATGGCGATTTCCTCTCAGTGCTCGCGGCGATCGCCGTCGGCATGGCGGTCGGCGCGCTGAACGCCCTTGCCGTGGTCGGCCTCGGCATCCTGCCGCTGCTCGCGACGCTTGCCGTGCTCAATGTGGCGGCCGGCATGGAACTCACGCTCACTCAGAACACGGTCGTCGGCGCATCCTCCCCGCTGCTCGGCGTGCTGGTGTCGGGCAGCTTCCTCGGCATCTCCGCGCTTGCCTGGGCGTTGATCGTCTTCTCAGCTGTTATGATCGTGGTCGTCCACGGCACGTCGTTCGGTCTCAGGCTCTACGCGGTCGGCGGCCATCCCGAGGCGGCGCGCGCGGCTGGCATCAGCGTGCCGTTCTACGTGTCATTCACCTATGTTCTCAGCGGCTTCTGCGCGGCGGTGGCGAGCATCCTCACCGTCTCGCGCCTGTCGGCCAGCACGCCTGGCTCCGGCGAGCTGCTCCTGTCGGTGCTGGCCGCAGCCCTGCTCGGCACCGTTTTCTCCCGCCGCTTCGTGCCGACCATGGGCGGCACGCTGCTCAGCGTGCTGTTCATCGGCCTGCTCGCGAACGGCTTCCAGCTGCTCAACGTCTCCAGCTACTGGGTCAACGGCGTGCAGGGCGCGCTGATCCTGCTGGTTGTGGCGATCACATCCTTTGCCCGCGGTTCGGAGGGTTCGCGATGAGCGTCTCGGCCAACGACAACACCGCCAAGGCGAGCCTGCGCGGCTTCCTCGCCAAATACAGCGTGCTCATCGCCTTCGCGGCCATCGTCATCTTCTTTTCTGCGGCGAGCCCGACCTTCCTGACGCCGGCCAACCTCTTCAACGTGCTGGTCAACAA
It contains:
- a CDS encoding sugar ABC transporter substrate-binding protein, whose product is MKMTRSMKGLVKALALGLAAACSLAAVAGANAEELSLKGKRIGVSAIGTDHYWDLMAFKGIQDRVKELGGEVIALDAGRKDQQQIAQLQTLIAQKPDAIIEQLGNLEVLNPWLQKIRDAGIPLFTVDTATPHAINNTTSNNYNIGAEIALQMVADMGGKGNVLVFNGFYSVPVCKIRYDQLKYVLTSFPDVKIVEPELRDVIPNTVQSAYSNVTDMLTKSPEKGSIGAVWACWDVPQIGATQAVEAAGRNEVKTYGIDGSPEVIKMVMDPKSSAGAVAAQQPYEIGRTSVDNAAKYLAGQKVPPFTFVPSVLINKENAAEKGKPFLDAAEKAGVK
- a CDS encoding SDR family NAD(P)-dependent oxidoreductase; translated protein: MDYRSQFDLTGEVAVVTGGASGIGLEGAKALGTCGARVVLLDMNAEGLKAAADELRAAGVASVEGRVLDVTDPQAVETMAAQVAADFGKVDILVNSAGIARLNTALDTPDEEWRLVMDVNVNGVYWASRAFGRSMVARKKGSIVNLGSMSGLIINRPQTAPSYMVSKGAVHMMTKALAVEWAKSGVRVNALAPGYVGTEMTLKMRERPELFNTWIDMTPMGRLGTPQEIASAILFLASPASSYVTGAILSIDGGYTAW
- a CDS encoding L-fuculose-phosphate aldolase, with the translated sequence MTLSDLEARQAIIDACIEMNALGINQGTSGNISRRHGEGMLISPTSTPYDTLQPEDIVFMGWDGEVDGRLPPSSEWRFHLDILKARPEVNAVVHAHPTYCTTIAIMGRKIPAIHYMVAVAGGSDIRCAPYATFGTAELSAHAVEALRDRKACLLAQHGMIAVGSSLAQAMWLAVEVETLARQYHGALQIGEPPILSDEEIENVIKRMASYGLRDKDAAA
- a CDS encoding ABC transporter permease, with protein sequence MSASVLHTEVGVSDEKQAAAKSAGRRFGALVVRLGAIAAFAAIMAYFVIFAPGFTSTFNLINVVEQSAILGVLAYGMTAVIIGGGSDVTEGGIDLSIAANMGLCAAVYATLLSMGYGDFLSVLAAIAVGMAVGALNALAVVGLGILPLLATLAVLNVAAGMELTLTQNTVVGASSPLLGVLVSGSFLGISALAWALIVFSAVMIVVVHGTSFGLRLYAVGGHPEAARAAGISVPFYVSFTYVLSGFCAAVASILTVSRLSASTPGSGELLLSVLAAALLGTVFSRRFVPTMGGTLLSVLFIGLLANGFQLLNVSSYWVNGVQGALILLVVAITSFARGSEGSR
- a CDS encoding sugar ABC transporter ATP-binding protein, with protein sequence MQTAKHDIAVSMTGISKRFGPVRALENANLEIVRGSILGLVGQNGAGKSTIIKVLAGIIKPDSGSIVINGETVSALTPASVEKLGVHFIHQDRLLVPTATVGEAVFLGHEIGLGPFVSRRAMERRAADLLKRFFGMELPAGTLVKDLTTAQQKVVQITRALAQKASVLVLDEPTAALVKREVDSLFGVLRRLRDDGIAVVFISHYMQEIEKLCDRVTVMRNGTDVGTVDPRQTPIDEIIAMMIARDVGEMFPKRSVELGAPVLEVSNLRLGGSFENIGFNVRAGEIVGLTGLLGSGAKEIVQCLFGLKTADGGQVKVEGRELSLSTPVKAVRDGIAMLPEDRRAHGVALGLSVRENISLASLRRYSKNGLVSRGSENQAVDGLIKELSIKTPHRDALVRELSGGNQQKVAIAKWLSCQSRVYVLDEPTVAVDVGAKVEIYNLLNRLAAEGAAILLLSSDLLELIGVCDRVLVVYRGRLAGSFSGPAMNSDALLAASSGARSNTDGVAA
- a CDS encoding GntR family transcriptional regulator gives rise to the protein MEQATRTRGRPRYDQEDAEAAEAFRSIGSKVQLNRDEAAPLWVQLRNQVEEAINTGLLAANSRIPSEQALCDFFGVSRPVVRAAIGSLSNEGRIIKMPRKGMFVAAPREHVDFMTANLGVFDDLTAKGHKVSTRTLEIYRCPPSEKESKVFGIPASGSVVRISRVYMTDGAPITMTRISLPGHRVPGLENILSENQSIFGTIRAVFGLTVKRADRWLRAALPTKEEADQMGVAANTPLIEIESIAYDADGAALEYYEAFYNSSVARIHMAVEQPSATVNGVDRT